The Deinococcus seoulensis genome window below encodes:
- a CDS encoding (2Fe-2S)-binding protein: protein MTATETTDTTLRTVTLNVNGQTIRQEVESRTLLAYALRDAGLKGTHVGCDTSSCGCCVVLLDGDTPAKSCTMFAVQAEGHQITTVEGLGSPGDLHPLQQAFWDQHGLQCGYCTPGMLMTAKAMLEHNPDPTDQEVREFLSGNLCRCTGYNNIVKAVQQAARVMRDEAQAQALAGMVPSTAEGGAQ from the coding sequence ATGACCGCCACCGAAACCACCGACACCACCCTGCGCACCGTCACCCTGAACGTGAACGGGCAGACCATCCGCCAGGAAGTCGAATCCCGCACCCTCCTCGCCTACGCCCTGCGTGACGCCGGCCTGAAAGGCACGCACGTCGGCTGCGACACCTCCTCGTGCGGCTGCTGCGTCGTGCTGCTCGACGGTGACACGCCCGCCAAGTCCTGCACCATGTTCGCCGTGCAGGCCGAAGGCCACCAGATCACCACTGTCGAGGGCCTCGGCAGCCCTGGCGACCTGCACCCCCTGCAACAGGCCTTCTGGGACCAGCACGGCCTGCAGTGCGGGTACTGCACGCCCGGCATGCTCATGACCGCCAAGGCCATGCTGGAACACAACCCGGACCCCACCGACCAGGAAGTCCGCGAGTTCCTGAGCGGCAACCTGTGCCGCTGCACCGGCTACAACAACATCGTCAAGGCCGTGCAGCAGGCCGCGCGCGTCATGCGTGACGAGGCGCAGGCGCAGGCCCTGGCCGGCATGGTTCCCAGCACCGCCGAAGGAGGAGCGCAGTGA
- a CDS encoding FAD binding domain-containing protein: protein MFPAAFDYIRAHSAEEALAALAQHGAEARILAGGQSLIPAMRLRLARPAVLVDLGGVKDLGYLHEEGGELRVGAMTRDVTLERDANVRARYSLLTDTGAVVADPVVRCLGTVVGSLCHSDPSGDWGAAALAARAVMVARSASGERLIPIDEFLVDSFQTSLEEGELAVEVRFPTPDGRTHGSYQKIERKVGDYATAAAAVQITLGEDGRVTHAGVALTAAGPRPVRVDAAEKLLLGQLLTEDVIRAASEEARAASDPFADTRGSVEYKKDMARVLVARGLRASAARLGTGVTA from the coding sequence GTGTTTCCAGCTGCATTCGATTACATCCGCGCCCACTCCGCAGAGGAGGCCCTGGCCGCGCTCGCCCAGCACGGCGCCGAGGCCCGCATCCTGGCTGGCGGGCAGAGCCTGATTCCCGCCATGCGCCTGCGCCTGGCCCGCCCGGCCGTGCTGGTCGACCTGGGCGGCGTGAAGGACCTGGGCTACCTGCACGAGGAAGGCGGCGAACTGCGCGTCGGCGCCATGACCCGCGACGTGACCCTGGAACGCGACGCGAACGTCCGCGCCCGCTACAGCCTCCTGACCGACACCGGCGCCGTCGTGGCGGACCCGGTCGTGCGCTGCCTGGGCACGGTCGTCGGCAGCCTGTGCCACAGCGACCCCAGCGGCGACTGGGGCGCGGCGGCCCTCGCTGCGCGCGCCGTGATGGTCGCCCGCAGCGCCAGCGGCGAACGCCTGATCCCCATCGACGAGTTCCTGGTGGACTCCTTCCAGACCTCGCTGGAAGAGGGCGAACTGGCCGTCGAGGTGCGCTTTCCCACCCCGGACGGCCGCACGCACGGCTCGTACCAGAAGATCGAACGCAAGGTCGGGGATTACGCCACCGCCGCCGCCGCCGTGCAGATCACGCTGGGCGAGGACGGCCGCGTCACGCACGCCGGGGTCGCCCTGACCGCCGCCGGCCCCCGCCCGGTCCGGGTGGACGCCGCCGAGAAACTGCTGCTGGGCCAGCTGCTGACCGAGGACGTCATCCGCGCCGCCAGCGAGGAAGCCCGCGCCGCCAGTGACCCCTTCGCGGACACGCGCGGCAGCGTGGAGTACAAGAAAGACATGGCCCGCGTGCTCGTCGCGCGCGGCCTTCGCGCCAGCGCCGCCCGCCTGGGCACGGGAGTGACCGCATGA
- a CDS encoding catalase codes for MPDQTMPDQKDTAYAPTESADMKTTAPQAPQGRLTNHSGNAAPSNTNSLTAGQRGPVLLQDWHLLERMAHFNRERVPERVVHAKGSGAFGTFRVTRAIPELTAAKLFQKEGTECRMLARFSTVAGERGFPDTVRDPRGFALKFYTEDGNWDMVGNNTPIFFVRDAIKFQDFIHSQKRHPVTGRRSNAMQFDFWSLRPESLHQVMYLFGDRGLPRSYRFMNGYSSHTYSLWNEQGERFYVKWHFHSQQGVQNLTEDLAAKIASENSDYHFQDLFDAIDQGDYPKWTVSIQVMPEADAETYHINPFDLTKVWPHADYPLMQVGEFELNENPQNYFAEIEQAAFEPSNMPRGFGASPDKMLQARLMSYADAHRYRIGINYAALPVNKAACPVMTYHRDGQTRFDGNFGGTPVYEPNSYGGPDVPADTLQEPPMPLGSMADRYGWPEDDADLYGQPRELYRVMSEGERGRLAMNFAGALAGVPDFIVDRFVGHLEKVSAELSSGVRDGIAKKRAMAKPELTDLLTETHTHAAGGDQKPQMAVSADD; via the coding sequence ATGCCCGACCAGACCATGCCCGACCAGAAGGACACCGCATACGCGCCCACCGAGTCCGCCGACATGAAAACCACCGCCCCCCAGGCCCCCCAGGGACGCCTGACCAACCACTCCGGCAACGCCGCCCCCAGCAACACCAACAGCCTGACCGCCGGACAGCGCGGCCCCGTGCTGCTGCAGGACTGGCACCTGCTCGAACGCATGGCGCACTTCAACCGCGAACGCGTCCCCGAGCGCGTCGTGCACGCCAAGGGCAGCGGCGCCTTCGGGACTTTCCGTGTCACGCGCGCCATCCCTGAACTGACGGCCGCGAAACTCTTCCAGAAGGAAGGCACCGAGTGCCGCATGCTGGCCCGTTTCAGCACCGTCGCCGGTGAACGCGGCTTCCCCGACACCGTCCGCGACCCGCGCGGCTTCGCCCTGAAGTTCTACACCGAGGACGGCAACTGGGACATGGTGGGCAACAACACCCCCATCTTCTTCGTGCGTGACGCCATCAAATTCCAGGACTTCATCCACAGCCAGAAACGCCACCCGGTCACGGGACGACGCAGCAACGCCATGCAGTTCGACTTCTGGAGCCTGCGCCCCGAGAGCCTGCATCAGGTCATGTACCTGTTCGGCGACCGCGGCCTGCCCCGCTCCTACCGCTTCATGAACGGTTACTCCAGCCACACCTACAGCCTCTGGAACGAGCAGGGCGAACGCTTCTACGTCAAGTGGCACTTCCACAGCCAGCAGGGCGTGCAGAACCTCACCGAGGACCTCGCCGCGAAGATCGCCTCCGAGAACAGCGACTACCACTTCCAGGACCTGTTCGACGCCATCGACCAGGGCGACTACCCCAAGTGGACCGTCAGCATCCAGGTCATGCCCGAGGCGGACGCCGAGACGTACCACATCAACCCCTTCGACCTGACGAAGGTCTGGCCGCACGCCGACTACCCCCTGATGCAGGTCGGTGAGTTCGAACTGAACGAGAACCCCCAGAACTACTTCGCCGAGATCGAGCAGGCTGCGTTCGAGCCCAGCAACATGCCGCGCGGTTTCGGGGCCAGCCCCGACAAGATGCTCCAGGCCCGCCTGATGAGCTACGCCGACGCCCACCGCTACCGCATCGGCATCAACTACGCCGCGCTGCCCGTCAACAAGGCCGCCTGCCCCGTCATGACCTACCACCGCGACGGCCAGACCCGTTTCGACGGGAACTTCGGCGGTACGCCCGTGTACGAACCCAACTCGTACGGTGGCCCCGACGTGCCCGCCGACACCCTGCAGGAGCCCCCCATGCCGCTGGGCAGCATGGCCGACCGTTACGGCTGGCCCGAGGACGACGCCGACCTGTACGGCCAGCCGCGCGAGCTGTACCGCGTCATGAGCGAGGGCGAACGCGGTCGCCTTGCCATGAACTTCGCCGGAGCGCTGGCAGGCGTGCCGGACTTCATCGTGGACCGCTTCGTGGGCCACCTGGAGAAAGTCTCGGCCGAACTGTCCAGCGGCGTCCGCGACGGCATCGCAAAGAAGCGCGCCATGGCCAAACCCGAACTGACCGACCTGCTGACCGAAACGCACACCCACGCGGCCGGCGGCGACCAGAAACCCCAGATGGCCGTCAGCGCCGACGACTGA
- a CDS encoding saccharopine dehydrogenase family protein, which translates to MSKVIIIGAGGVANVVAKKCAQNDSVFTEVLIATRTVAKADKIVAEIKEHMPDSRAVFTTATVDADNVPELVKLINDFGPVMVINVALPYQDLTIMDACLETGVHYLDTANYEPKDVAKFEYSWQWAYQDRFREKGLMALLGCGFDPGATQAFTAHHAKHHFQEIHYLDIVDCNNGNHGKAFATNFNPEINIREITANGRYYENGEWVETQPLEISQDIYYPKVATRKSFVLYHEELESLVKHFPTIKRARFWMTFGEAYIKHLNVLEGIGMTSIEPIDFRGMKVAPIEFLKAVLPAPESLAAGYSGQTCIGVQAKGIGKDGQPKVHFVYNVKDHADCYREVQAQGVSYTTGVPAMIGAMLMLNGNWMQPGVWNVEQLDPDPFFDAMNQWGLPISELTDIELVKD; encoded by the coding sequence ATGAGCAAGGTCATCATTATCGGAGCGGGCGGCGTCGCCAACGTCGTCGCCAAGAAATGCGCCCAGAACGACAGCGTCTTCACGGAAGTCCTGATCGCCACGCGCACCGTCGCCAAGGCAGACAAGATCGTCGCCGAAATCAAGGAGCACATGCCTGACAGCCGGGCCGTGTTCACCACCGCCACCGTCGACGCCGACAACGTCCCCGAACTGGTCAAGCTGATCAACGACTTCGGACCCGTCATGGTCATCAACGTCGCCCTGCCCTACCAGGACCTGACCATCATGGACGCCTGCCTGGAAACCGGCGTGCACTACCTGGACACCGCCAACTACGAACCCAAGGACGTCGCCAAGTTCGAGTACTCCTGGCAGTGGGCCTACCAGGACCGCTTCCGGGAGAAGGGCCTGATGGCGCTGCTCGGCTGCGGCTTCGACCCCGGCGCCACCCAGGCGTTCACCGCTCACCACGCCAAGCACCACTTCCAGGAAATCCACTACCTGGACATCGTGGACTGCAACAACGGCAACCACGGCAAGGCGTTCGCCACCAACTTCAACCCGGAAATCAACATCCGCGAGATCACCGCCAACGGCCGCTACTACGAGAACGGCGAGTGGGTCGAAACCCAGCCCCTGGAAATCAGCCAGGACATCTACTACCCCAAGGTCGCCACCCGCAAGAGCTTCGTGCTGTACCACGAGGAACTCGAATCCCTCGTCAAGCACTTCCCGACCATCAAACGCGCCCGCTTCTGGATGACCTTCGGCGAGGCGTACATCAAGCACCTGAACGTCCTTGAAGGCATCGGCATGACCTCCATCGAACCCATCGACTTCCGCGGCATGAAAGTCGCCCCGATCGAGTTCCTGAAAGCCGTGCTCCCCGCCCCCGAAAGCCTCGCCGCCGGGTACAGTGGGCAGACCTGCATCGGCGTGCAGGCCAAGGGCATCGGCAAGGACGGCCAGCCCAAGGTGCACTTCGTGTACAACGTCAAGGACCACGCCGACTGCTACCGCGAGGTGCAGGCGCAGGGCGTCAGCTACACCACCGGCGTGCCCGCCATGATCGGCGCCATGCTGATGCTGAACGGCAACTGGATGCAGCCCGGCGTGTGGAACGTCGAACAGCTCGACCCCGATCCCTTCTTCGACGCCATGAACCAGTGGGGCCTGCCCATCAGCGAACTGACTGACATCGAACTCGTCAAGGACTGA
- a CDS encoding GMC family oxidoreductase, which yields MSTHDQQVSVSQEQSAHAAGEEQFEYVVIGAGSGGCAVAARLQEGGAQVLLLEAGVPDETPEIHIPAAFPKLFKSPLDWNYETEAQEHLNGRRLYWPRGKMLGGSSSINAMIYIRGHRADFDAWAAAGNRGWGYDDVLPYFRRGEDFEGGQSEYHGAGGPLHVENRRYTHEICDAITAGFEELGHPANDDFNGPQMEGVGRYHVTQKGGARHSAAVAYLRPALARSGPGTLEARTGAHVTRILLDGRQATGVEYQDGAGARQVTASRGVILAAGAITSPHLLMLSGIGERAQLEAAGIPVLHDLPGVGKNLQDHLFVPVVYATETPGLKDATSEAQMSLYMSEQRGMLCSNVGETGGFMKTDPSLPAPDLQFHNGAALFVDHGFRELDGHHYTLLPSLVAPRSRGEIRVTSADPQARPSIEPNYLSDPHDLDVLVRGVELARQVGATAALAPYRLDEVMPGENLTQRADLEEYIRQEAMTIYHPVGTCRMGHDDLAVVDDQLRVHGISRLWVADASVMPTITRGNTNAPTLMIAEKAADFILGQQPLPVGGSQVAAHVATD from the coding sequence ATGTCAACCCACGATCAGCAGGTCAGTGTCAGTCAGGAGCAGTCCGCGCATGCCGCCGGGGAAGAGCAGTTCGAGTACGTGGTGATCGGCGCGGGTTCCGGCGGGTGCGCCGTCGCGGCCCGGTTGCAGGAAGGCGGCGCGCAGGTCCTGCTGCTGGAGGCCGGAGTGCCGGACGAGACGCCCGAGATTCACATTCCGGCGGCCTTCCCGAAACTGTTCAAGTCGCCCCTCGACTGGAACTACGAGACCGAGGCCCAGGAGCACCTGAACGGCCGCCGCCTGTACTGGCCGCGCGGCAAGATGCTGGGCGGCAGCAGTTCCATCAACGCGATGATCTACATTCGCGGTCACCGCGCCGATTTCGACGCCTGGGCCGCCGCTGGCAACCGGGGCTGGGGGTACGACGATGTGCTGCCGTACTTCCGGCGGGGCGAGGATTTCGAGGGCGGCCAGAGCGAGTATCACGGCGCGGGCGGCCCGTTGCACGTCGAGAACCGCCGTTACACGCATGAGATCTGCGACGCGATCACCGCCGGTTTCGAGGAACTGGGCCACCCCGCCAACGACGACTTCAACGGCCCGCAGATGGAAGGCGTGGGCCGCTACCACGTCACGCAGAAGGGCGGGGCGCGGCACTCGGCGGCCGTGGCGTACCTGCGTCCCGCCCTGGCCCGCAGCGGCCCCGGCACCCTGGAAGCCCGGACGGGCGCGCACGTGACCCGCATCCTGCTGGACGGCCGGCAGGCGACGGGCGTGGAGTACCAGGACGGCGCGGGCGCGCGGCAGGTCACGGCCAGCCGGGGCGTGATTCTCGCGGCGGGCGCGATCACCAGCCCGCACCTGCTGATGCTGTCCGGCATCGGAGAGCGGGCGCAACTGGAAGCCGCCGGCATCCCGGTCCTGCACGACCTGCCCGGCGTCGGCAAGAACCTGCAAGATCACCTGTTCGTGCCGGTCGTGTACGCCACCGAGACGCCCGGCCTGAAAGACGCCACCAGCGAGGCCCAGATGAGCCTGTACATGAGCGAGCAGCGCGGCATGCTGTGCAGCAACGTCGGCGAGACGGGCGGCTTCATGAAAACCGACCCGTCACTGCCCGCCCCGGACCTGCAATTCCATAACGGCGCGGCCCTGTTCGTGGACCACGGGTTCCGGGAACTGGACGGCCATCACTACACGCTGCTCCCGTCCCTGGTCGCGCCCCGCAGCCGTGGGGAGATCCGCGTGACCAGCGCCGACCCGCAGGCCCGCCCGAGCATCGAACCCAACTACCTCTCGGACCCGCACGACCTGGACGTCCTGGTGCGCGGCGTGGAACTGGCCCGGCAGGTGGGCGCTACCGCCGCCCTGGCCCCCTACCGACTGGACGAGGTGATGCCCGGCGAGAATCTCACGCAGCGCGCCGATCTGGAGGAGTACATCCGGCAGGAAGCCATGACCATCTACCACCCGGTCGGCACCTGCCGCATGGGCCACGACGACCTGGCCGTCGTCGACGACCAGTTGCGCGTCCACGGGATCAGCCGCCTGTGGGTCGCTGACGCCAGCGTCATGCCCACCATCACGCGCGGCAACACGAACGCCCCCACCCTTATGATCGCTGAGAAGGCCGCTGACTTCATCCTGGGACAGCAGCCGCTGCCGGTCGGTGGCTCTCAGGTCGCCGCGCACGTCGCCACCGACTGA
- a CDS encoding class I SAM-dependent methyltransferase, with product MTPAYDQAADGYVTLVDRLLADPDSFWQPLLARHEAVAAPHLPGARVLDLACGEGHLSRRLCAHNPARVLGVDLSGPLIRHAQARATDPRLTYRVDDAHTLSSVPDHSADVIVSKLALMDITDHRALYRAARRVLVTGGHFSFSVLHPCFETPFHEVDAPRFILDAHGERLAYRVQQYAREGHWQSGGSGIRGQLGAQHRTLSTLTGDLITSGFTLRGLHEIYGAHGLHAQVPQTLLIEAQAG from the coding sequence ATGACACCCGCCTACGATCAGGCCGCCGACGGGTACGTGACCCTGGTGGACCGCCTGCTGGCCGACCCGGACAGTTTCTGGCAGCCGCTGCTGGCGCGGCATGAGGCGGTCGCGGCCCCGCACCTGCCGGGCGCGCGGGTGCTGGACCTCGCGTGCGGCGAGGGGCACCTGTCGCGCCGCCTGTGCGCCCACAATCCCGCCCGGGTGCTGGGCGTGGACCTCTCAGGGCCTCTGATCCGCCACGCGCAGGCCAGGGCCACCGACCCGCGCCTGACCTACCGCGTGGACGACGCGCACACGCTGAGCAGCGTGCCGGATCACTCGGCCGACGTGATCGTCTCGAAACTCGCGCTGATGGACATCACCGACCACCGCGCCCTGTACCGCGCCGCCCGCCGCGTCCTGGTCACAGGAGGACACTTCAGCTTCTCCGTCCTACACCCCTGCTTCGAGACGCCCTTCCATGAAGTGGACGCCCCACGGTTCATCCTGGACGCTCACGGGGAACGCCTCGCCTACCGCGTGCAGCAGTATGCGCGCGAAGGCCACTGGCAGTCCGGCGGCAGCGGCATCCGAGGACAGCTCGGCGCGCAACACCGCACCCTGAGCACACTGACTGGCGACCTGATCACCAGCGGCTTTACCCTGCGGGGCCTGCACGAGATCTACGGCGCACACGGCCTGCACGCCCAGGTGCCGCAGACGCTGCTCATTGAGGCGCAGGCCGGGTGA
- a CDS encoding YciI-like protein — MHFLLLYRDLVPDYVARRESLRGAHLAHAQAAADRGELLLAGALADPVDGAALLFQGDAPDAAELFARTDPYVLGGLVGTWEVRRWHTVVGAGAAHRP; from the coding sequence ATGCACTTCCTGCTGCTGTACCGCGATCTCGTTCCCGACTACGTCGCGCGGCGTGAGTCGCTGCGGGGAGCGCACCTCGCGCACGCGCAGGCCGCCGCCGACCGGGGCGAGCTGCTGCTCGCAGGCGCGCTGGCCGACCCGGTGGACGGCGCGGCGCTGCTGTTCCAGGGCGACGCGCCGGACGCCGCCGAGCTGTTCGCCCGCACGGACCCGTACGTGCTGGGCGGACTGGTGGGCACCTGGGAGGTGCGCCGCTGGCACACGGTGGTCGGGGCGGGCGCCGCGCACCGGCCCTGA
- a CDS encoding putative ABC transporter permease subunit yields the protein MTTAPTPAPTPAPASARPPARPSLLRVKLLSLRHTLQRGPKWGYALVGTLAALLVVGEVIGTWRALTFLGTFGDIGTNVFSRVLEIGLITLASGVTFSATTAAISTLYLSDDLNFLLTQPVPTWRVFAMKVSETFLNAALVPVFLTLPLLLTIAAYFQAPVWAYPVMLLADLLVFAAPVGLGALLAVALMRFAPVGRVREVSTALGVLISAGLVYAIRALRPEVLVQKLQDPTKVEALLRDFAGPSSPLLPPSWAAQGIWQAAHGHLAAPLLPLLLLTGALLLSATLLATKAYQEGWARALDSSTPRLDPTPRRAGRTERLLTRLGPGGALAAKDLRVTLRDPTQWSQLLVVVALAGVYLVSVKAVPIPVPQFRGILGYIQLAFQGFIIAGIAVRLAFPAVSTEAKAYWLLRTAPIDPRQIVLSKFLGVLPITLTVGLVMGVASALSMSLGPTLLLLSVLVSVSNAFVITALGVGLGAAAPKFDADNPAEIGVSPGGLAFMGLSLAYSVLCLLLLARPAAGSVLRPDLYPGYSALTTPEGVLGLIGLLLATILGTYLSLRTGWQRLDRLE from the coding sequence GTGACCACCGCTCCCACCCCGGCGCCCACTCCCGCCCCGGCGTCCGCGCGCCCACCGGCGCGGCCCAGCCTGCTGCGCGTGAAACTGCTGTCCCTGCGGCACACCCTGCAACGCGGCCCGAAATGGGGGTACGCGCTGGTCGGCACGCTCGCCGCGCTGCTGGTCGTGGGCGAGGTGATCGGCACTTGGCGGGCGCTGACCTTCCTGGGCACCTTCGGGGACATCGGCACGAACGTCTTTTCCCGCGTCCTGGAAATCGGCCTGATCACCCTCGCCAGCGGCGTCACCTTCAGCGCCACCACCGCCGCCATCAGTACCCTGTACCTCAGCGACGACCTGAACTTCCTGCTCACGCAGCCCGTCCCCACCTGGCGGGTGTTCGCCATGAAGGTCAGCGAGACCTTCCTGAACGCCGCGCTCGTCCCGGTGTTCCTGACGCTGCCGCTGCTGCTGACGATCGCCGCGTACTTTCAGGCACCCGTCTGGGCGTACCCGGTCATGCTGCTCGCCGACCTGCTGGTGTTCGCCGCGCCCGTCGGGCTGGGCGCGCTGCTGGCCGTCGCTCTGATGCGCTTCGCGCCGGTCGGCCGGGTCCGCGAGGTCAGCACCGCGCTGGGCGTGCTGATCAGCGCCGGACTGGTGTACGCCATCCGCGCCCTGCGTCCCGAGGTGCTCGTCCAGAAGCTCCAGGACCCCACCAAGGTCGAGGCGCTGCTGCGCGACTTCGCCGGGCCGTCCAGCCCGCTGCTGCCGCCCTCCTGGGCCGCGCAGGGCATCTGGCAGGCCGCGCACGGACACCTCGCCGCGCCCCTGCTGCCCCTGCTGCTGCTGACGGGCGCGCTGTTGCTGTCCGCGACCCTGCTCGCCACGAAGGCCTACCAGGAAGGCTGGGCACGCGCCCTGGACTCCAGCACCCCCCGCCTGGACCCCACCCCCCGCCGCGCCGGACGCACCGAACGCCTGCTGACCCGCCTCGGCCCCGGCGGCGCGCTGGCCGCCAAGGACCTGCGCGTCACCCTGCGCGACCCCACCCAGTGGAGCCAGCTGCTGGTCGTCGTCGCGCTGGCCGGCGTGTACCTCGTGAGCGTCAAGGCGGTGCCCATCCCGGTGCCGCAGTTCCGGGGCATCCTCGGGTACATCCAGCTGGCCTTCCAGGGGTTCATCATCGCCGGGATCGCCGTGCGCCTCGCCTTCCCCGCCGTGTCCACCGAGGCGAAGGCGTACTGGCTGCTGCGTACCGCGCCCATCGACCCGCGCCAGATCGTCCTCAGCAAGTTCCTGGGCGTGCTGCCCATCACGCTGACCGTCGGCCTCGTCATGGGTGTCGCCAGCGCCCTGAGCATGAGCCTCGGCCCCACCCTGCTGCTGCTCAGCGTACTCGTCAGCGTCAGCAACGCCTTCGTCATCACCGCGCTCGGCGTCGGGCTGGGCGCCGCCGCCCCCAAATTCGACGCGGACAACCCCGCCGAGATCGGCGTCAGCCCCGGCGGCCTCGCCTTCATGGGCCTCAGCCTCGCCTACTCCGTGCTGTGCCTGCTGCTGCTCGCCCGGCCCGCCGCCGGCAGCGTCCTGCGCCCCGACCTGTACCCCGGGTACAGCGCCCTGACCACCCCGGAAGGCGTGCTGGGATTGATCGGCCTGCTGCTCGCCACCATCCTCGGCACATACCTCAGCCTCCGCACCGGCTGGCAACGCCTCGACCGGCTGGAGTGA
- a CDS encoding ABC transporter ATP-binding protein produces the protein MIEVSGYTKRYGRHEAVSDLSFNVQPGAVFGLLGSNGAGKTTTIRALVGLTRPTSGTVRVQGFDVWKDPIRAKAAFGYIPDRPYLYGKLTARELLRFVAQLYRVAGADAEIDRWLEFFRLTDFGNELIETYSHGMRQKVAIIAALLPDPPVLIVDEPMVGLDPHAARQVRELFRAHADRGRTVLLTTHSLPLAEAVCDRLVVLDRGKVLGQGTMDDLRARTGTEAGGVHGDSLERIFFRLIEEEQAEAQAHAQGRAGDQAGAAERA, from the coding sequence ATGATCGAGGTCAGTGGGTACACCAAACGCTACGGGCGGCACGAGGCCGTCAGCGACCTGAGTTTCAACGTGCAGCCCGGCGCGGTGTTCGGCCTGCTGGGCAGCAACGGGGCGGGGAAGACCACCACCATCCGCGCGCTCGTCGGCCTGACCCGCCCCACGAGCGGCACGGTGCGCGTGCAGGGGTTCGACGTCTGGAAGGACCCCATCAGGGCCAAGGCGGCGTTCGGGTACATCCCGGACCGCCCGTACCTGTACGGCAAACTGACGGCGCGGGAACTGCTGCGCTTCGTGGCCCAGCTGTACAGGGTGGCTGGGGCCGACGCCGAGATCGACCGCTGGCTGGAGTTCTTCCGCCTGACCGACTTCGGGAACGAGCTGATCGAGACGTACTCGCACGGGATGCGGCAGAAGGTCGCGATCATCGCCGCGTTGCTGCCCGACCCGCCCGTGCTGATCGTGGACGAACCCATGGTGGGCCTCGACCCGCACGCCGCGCGGCAGGTGCGTGAACTGTTCCGCGCGCACGCCGACCGGGGCCGCACGGTGCTGCTCACCACGCACTCGCTGCCACTGGCCGAGGCGGTGTGCGACCGGCTGGTCGTACTGGATCGCGGGAAGGTGCTGGGTCAGGGCACCATGGACGACCTGCGCGCCCGCACCGGCACCGAGGCCGGAGGCGTGCACGGCGACTCCCTGGAACGCATCTTCTTCCGCCTGATCGAGGAGGAACAGGCCGAGGCGCAGGCCCACGCGCAGGGCCGGGCCGGGGATCAGGCCGGAGCGGCGGAGCGCGCGTGA
- a CDS encoding nucleotidyltransferase domain-containing protein, with product MPTDPPADAQARLEAALPAALERIRQTPGVLGALWCGSAARGEANAHSDLDFHVLVEGDRRWRANYVVDGVPVEAFHNPARKVRAMFAAAQGDTITMFAEGRTVLPHPELDALTAEARALHAAGPAPRPPTGQERFRLIEEVMDARALADAGDPLHMLLACRAAELALEGLFGVRGWWRVKPQRWLPTLQERDPAAAHDLRTLLTTPDAGARQAALEALAVRVTGDLTYQEGGSEPVPVP from the coding sequence ATGCCGACCGACCCGCCCGCCGATGCCCAGGCCCGACTGGAAGCCGCCCTGCCCGCCGCGCTGGAGCGGATCCGGCAGACGCCCGGCGTGCTGGGCGCGTTGTGGTGCGGCAGCGCCGCGCGCGGCGAGGCGAACGCGCACAGCGACCTGGATTTTCACGTGCTGGTGGAAGGCGACCGGCGTTGGCGGGCGAATTACGTGGTGGACGGCGTGCCGGTCGAGGCGTTTCACAACCCGGCCCGCAAGGTCCGGGCGATGTTCGCCGCCGCGCAGGGCGACACCATCACCATGTTCGCCGAGGGCCGGACCGTGCTGCCGCACCCGGAACTGGACGCCCTGACCGCCGAGGCCCGCGCCCTGCACGCCGCCGGTCCCGCCCCGCGCCCCCCGACGGGGCAGGAGCGTTTCCGGCTGATCGAGGAGGTCATGGACGCCCGCGCCCTGGCCGACGCGGGCGACCCGCTGCACATGCTGCTGGCCTGCCGCGCGGCGGAACTGGCCCTGGAAGGCCTGTTCGGCGTGCGCGGCTGGTGGCGGGTCAAGCCCCAGCGCTGGCTGCCCACGTTGCAGGAGCGCGACCCGGCCGCCGCCCACGACCTGCGCACGCTGCTGACCACCCCGGACGCCGGGGCGCGGCAGGCGGCGCTGGAGGCCCTGGCCGTCCGCGTGACCGGCGACCTGACGTACCAAGAAGGCGGCAGCGAACCGGTGCCGGTGCCATAG
- a CDS encoding DUF402 domain-containing protein: MTRQAHPVKVERHDVSARCHYTNTGARAVHTYRETPFGLFVAREFHAHPRIRHWQAHLIPALNLVVCRYDFHGRREHDYYLDVADITRQGDVWQVRDLYLDLIVHDGLMAEIADTDELLAAREAGYLTETEMHRAVAIAHTALSGLGRARYVLPDWLARRDLHLHWCDAAALA; encoded by the coding sequence ATGACCCGACAGGCGCATCCGGTGAAGGTGGAAAGACACGACGTGTCGGCACGTTGCCATTACACCAATACCGGCGCGAGGGCCGTCCACACCTACCGCGAGACGCCGTTCGGGCTGTTCGTGGCCCGCGAATTCCACGCGCACCCACGCATCCGGCACTGGCAGGCGCACCTGATCCCGGCCCTGAACCTCGTGGTGTGCCGCTACGACTTTCACGGGCGGCGCGAACACGACTACTACCTGGATGTGGCCGACATCACCCGCCAGGGCGACGTGTGGCAGGTGCGGGACCTGTACCTGGACCTGATCGTTCACGACGGTCTGATGGCCGAGATTGCCGACACGGACGAACTGCTCGCCGCGCGCGAGGCCGGGTACCTGACCGAAACCGAGATGCACCGCGCCGTCGCCATCGCGCACACGGCGCTGTCCGGGCTGGGCCGCGCCCGCTACGTGCTGCCCGACTGGCTGGCCCGCCGCGACCTGCACCTGCACTGGTGCGACGCGGCCGCCCTCGCCTGA